The Candidatus Sulfotelmatobacter sp. region AGCCGGCACCGTAATTATGGCGGGCACGCAGTTTACCGCCGATATAAGGATCGGATCGCATGTTGTGATTTATCTGAATTGTTCGATCACCCACGACGTTTGCGTAGGCGATTTTTGCGTGATTCCTTCCGGCTGCAATCTCTCCGGTGGAGCAATATTGGAAACCGGCGTCCTGCTCGGGAGTGGCGTGAGTGTGCTGCCTCGCCGGCGAATCGGGGCCTGGGCGACGATTGGAGCGGGAAGTGTTGTGGTCAAAGATATTCCTCCGAAAAGCACTGCGATGGGCGCTCCTTGTAGGGTGATCGAGCAGCGGCCGGGATCATGATGGCTCGGATCATGATGCTCGGGATCGTGAATGTCTAGACTACATCGCGATTGCGAAACAGTCGGACGCTGAAACTCCGTAAACGGGAACCGGGGCTCAAAACTTGGTCAAGCGACGATGAGGATTGATTGATGAGAATCGTCAGTCCCTTCCTGAATAAAGTGTTCTATCCCGCACTGGCGATGGCCGGCGTTTTTCACCGCGCCAGCGCCGCAGGACTTGCGGTGGTGACCTACCACGGTGTCCTGCCACAAGGCTACGAACCGATCGACGCAGCCTTGGATGGAAACCTTATCGGCGCTGAAATGCTCCGCCGGCAACTGCGCCTGCTGAAGGCGCACTATAACGTGATCTCCCCTGACGATGTGTTGGCCTGGCGCGAAGAGCGGGGCGCGCTGCCGCCGCGGGCGGTTCTTCTGACTTGTGACGATGGCCTTCTCAATTGTCTGACCGACATGTTGCCCGTTCTGCAACAGGAGGAAGTGACGTGTCTGTTCTTCGTGACTGGGGCTTCGGTCGCGGAATCGCGAAGCACACTGTGGTACGAAGAGTTGTTCCTGCTGTTTCTGCTCGCTCCGGCAGGACCGTTCGAGATTTCAAGCGTAGGGTTAACTATTCGGGGTGAACTCAGATCAAGTGAACCGCGATCGCGCAAAGAACGGCGCGCGCTCTGGTGGAATTCCGTGAAGCGGCTTTCGCAGGTGGATGAGGGAGCGCGAGCGTCGTTTCTTGCCGCCGCGCGGATGCAGTTTGGGGGGCAGAGAGATTCCCGCCAGGACAAACCCGCCTGGTGGCGCCGGTTCGGGCTGCTCACACGCGGCGAACTTCGAGAATTGGCCGCCTCCGGAATGACGGTCGGCGCGCACACGCTGAGCCATCCGATGCTGTCGCTACTTCCCGCGGAAGAAGCGTACGCCGAAATTTCCGAAAGCCGGATTCGTTTGGAGGGAGCTCTTCCACACCGACTTTGGGCGTTTGCTTACCCCTTTGGGAACCGAGAATCGGTTACGCCGGAAGTATTGGCGATGCCGCAGAAAGCCGGTTACGAAGCTGCCTTTGTGAACTTTGGAGGGGGGCTTGGCGTCGATCTGCCTCCCTATGCGCTGCCTCGGGTGCACGTTACGGCTGAAATGAATCTGGCCGAACTTGAGGCGCACGTGTCAGGGTTCCACGTGCGCATGCAGCAACGAGCCGGTCGCCCGACTCGAACCCTGGGAGCATTATGCAAAAATTCACCATCGAAGTGACGAGGAGTATCGCCGAGACTAATCTGCACCCACGGCGATGCTCGGGCAGCCGCTGGTGAGGTGGCCGCTCGCTCTGCGATGGGTTGATACTATTACCTATTCAGCGAACCTTTCGCGAAGTGAATTCAATCGTGCGCGTCGTACTGCTTAAGGAAATTCCGGAAGATGCGAATCTGCGGCAGCAGTGGAATGCACTGGTGCAGCGAGTGGATCAGCCTCAGGTTTTCTATACCTACGAGTGGTCCCTGGCAGTACAGCGCGCTTACGATGCGACCCTGCGGCCACTGCTTTGTTTGGCGTACGACGAGAGCGGAACGCTGTGTGGAGTCGCGTCCCTGGCCACCGATTCCGATCGAACTCACGCCTCTTTTCTTTGCGCTACTACGGGAGACTACTGCGATTTTCTCAGCTTGCCGGCTCATAGGGACGGGTTGATTGCGTGGGTGTTAGGGGAATTAAGGAAGCAAGGCATTTGCGACATTACGCTCACCAACCTGCCCGCCGACTCCGATTCGATCGCGGCCCTGCAAACGGCCTCGCAGGAAAACGGTTATCGATGCTTCGCGCGCACAGCCTACATCTGCGCTCAGGTTTTGCTAAGCAGCCTGGAACATCGTCCCGGTGAGAAGAAACCGGTCTTGCCAGGGAACAAAATGGTACGCCGGTCGCTGAAAGCGCTGGGCAGTGAATCCCCCGTACGGCTCGACCATGCCCGCACCTGGCCAGAGATTGGGCCCTTATTGCCTGCGTTCATGCAGGCACATGTGGCGCGCTTTCTGGCCACTGGCCGCGTGAGTAATCTGGCGAACCGTGAACGCCAGCAGTTCGTGAAGGAATTGACGAAACTGCTGGCGGAGCCGGGGTGGGTGGCGCTCACGCGGATGATGTCGGGCTCGAAGGTTCTGGCGTGGAACTATGGCTTTCAGTTTTACGGTACCTGGTTTTGGTACCACCCTACATTCGACAGCGATTTGGAAAAATATTCTCCGGGCTTTTGCCTGCTGGCGAAGATAGTCGAGGAAGCGGCGGAGAACCCCGATTTCACCACGGTCGACCTGGGACTGGGGACGGAGGAGTACAAAGAACGGTTCGCGAATCAAAGCCGGGAAACGCTCTACGTAAGCCTACGGACGTCCGCAGTTCAGCACGTGCGGGAGATTTTGCGTTACCGCGCCGCGAAGATCATCAAGACTTCTCCCTTGGTGGAGGCCGGGGTTCGCGCCATGATCGGGCGTTGGAAGAAAACGAACCGAAAACATGTAGACTAAAGCGGCGCAACTATGACGCTGCTTTCAGATCACATAAACCGGAGCGAGGAGGTTCGTCAGCCGCCGCCGGCAGTCTCAACCAAAATCAGTTCGTCCCCCGGATCGGAGAGTGTCAAATTCACGACGGAGATGGGGCGCATTGCCCGCCAATCCGGAGTTGTATTTACGGGGACGATTTTTACCGCCGGGCTGGGTTACGCCTTCAAAGTTTACCTGGCCCGGGTTTTGGGGGCGGAGGCGCTGGGTATCTATGCCCTGGGGATCACGATCATCAGTTTCCTGGGCATCTTCGGCGTGATGGGAATTCCCGAATCCGCGGTGCGGTTCGTGGCGGTTTACTCGGCATCGAAGAAATTTCAAGCGTTGCGGACGCTGCTGTGGAACGGCACCTGGATACTGTTGGCGACCAACCTGATCTTCTCCGCAATTTTGCTGGAAGCCGGTCCCTGGGTGGCGCGGCGTTTTTATCATTCTCCTCAACTCGCGCGCTACCTGCCGCTATTTGTGCCGATCATGATCACGTCGATATTCACCACATTTTTCGGAGATATCGTCGCTGGCTACCGGGAAGTAGGCCGTCGCACCATGATCACGAGGTTCGTTTCCAGCCCGGTCACGATGGCAGTGTCGGTGCTTTTGATCGGGCTTGGAGGAGGATTGTGGGGATACCTGGCGGCGCAGATTGTGAGCGCGTGCGTGGTGCTGGCGCTGCTGATTTCGCTGGTGTGGCGACTGACCCCGGTCGAGGCCCGGTCGCCGGATCTGAAAAGGCTTGGAATGGACCGGGAAGTATGGTCGTTTTCCGCAGCCATGTTCGGGGTTGGCTTGATGACGTTTCTTATGGGCCAGACCGACCGCATTGCTTTGGGCGTCTACCGGGGCGCCCGCGAAGTGGGAGTTTACGCGGTGGTCGCTGCGTTGGTCGCGTACGAAACGATTATTTTGCAGTCGGTGAATCAGATCTTCTCGCCCGTAATCGCGGATATCCACTCGCGCGGGGAGAATATTCTGCTGGGGCGCTTGTTCCAGACGCTTACCAAATGGATGCTGGGCCTGACCTTTCCCCTAGCCATTGTGATGATTATTTACGCGCGTCCGATCATGGGCATGTTCGGCCACGACTTCGAAACGGGATGGCTGATTCTGATCGTCGGAACGTGCGGGCAATTGGTAAACTGCGGCGTCGGCTCGGTCGGTTATCTCTTACTGATGTCCGGCAACCAGCGGCGGTTGGTTCGGGTGCAGGCTGTGATGGCGGTGGTGATGGTAGTGCTGTGCTTCCAGTTGGTGCCGCGCTGGGGCGCGCTGGGTGCGGCTATGGCAGCGGCCCTTACCAATATCGGTACGAACACGTGGAATCTCTCCGAGGTGCACAAGGCCCTGAAATTGTTCCCCTATAACCGCAGCTACCTGAAGTTATTGCCCTCCACGGCAAGCGCTCTGCTGATTACGCTACTGGTAAGCAGGATTTCAGTCTGGAGGCGGGCGGAGTGGGTCGCGGTGATTGTCTCACTGGTGCTGGCCTACGGTGCATTCTCAGGGGTGGCGCTCGCCATGGGATTGGATGCGGATGACCGTTTGATCGCCGATGCGGTTTGGGGTCGAGCGCGGGCTTTCTTAGGGCGATGAAGGGGCCGCATCTGGTTTTGGTGAAAATATGACGGAAATGAGGGAAGTGCGGCTCCCGGCGGACCTGTGCGCGATTGCGGAAAAGAAATTCGGTCATGTATTCGGCACTTTGGAAGAGTTGCTGATATTTGTCTTGCGCGAATTTTCCCGTGACGACACTTCCAACGCGGACCTGGCCGAGCAACGACTGGTGGAGCAACGGCTGCGCGAACTCGGCTATCTCTAGGTTTCGCAATCTCGGATTTCGCGATCTTCGATCGGATGTCAACGATTCGGCGATCTTGAATTCGGCAATTATGAATTCGATCTATGACTCAGTTATTTCTGACGCGGATGTTCTGAAGCTCGCGCATTTCAACCTCGCATCGGGAACCTCCTGTTAAATTGTTTTTTCGAATTCATGAACAGCATGGAGACTTTGGGCAGCGTCGCTCGCGAAGGAAGAGATCGGCTGTATCCTTCCCTGACCAATCCCAACTGGCTGGTGCTGCGACGGCGGCGCGAGATTTTCCGGAAATGGCTCGCGGCCCCCAAACTGGATAGCCACGATCTGGGCGCCCGGAAGCTGAATGGCCGAAAGCTGGACGTCCTCGATCTGGGGGGAAGGATTCAGCCTTATCGGCCCTTGCTAGAGGACCGGGTCCGCCGATATGTGGCGATCGATTTGCGCTGGACGCCGTTGGTCAATATCGTGGCGCGGGGAGAACAAATTCCGTTGGCTGGCGGCCAATTCGATCTCGTAATCTGCACGCAGACCCTCGAATTTATTCCCGAACCGGCGGTTGTGATTGCAGAGATTCACCGCGTGCTGAAACCTGGGGGCTGCCTTTTGTTAAGCGCGCCTTCGGTTTATCCGTGCGAGTCTGATTCTGACCGTTGGCGTTTTCTTCCCGGGAGCCTGCGTCAGTTGGTCGCGGTCTTCGGCGAGTCTGAGATTATTCCAGAGGGCGGAAGCATTGTGGGCTTCTTTCGGACCGTCAACATTTGCCTCAATACTTTCGTGCGTTATCCTGTTTTGCGCTCCATTTTCCGTTGGACAATCTGTCCGCTGCTCAATCTGTCCGGCGAATTGCTGACGCGCGTTGCCGGCAGCGCCAACGACCAGTTTGCCGCCAACTACAGCGTCTGGGCCAGGAAATAATGGCGGGAGTAGAACCACGATGAATCTGGCGCAGAAGCTTTGGCAGCGCGGACGCGACCTGCTTCCAATCGACGGGTTCTATTTTGACCGGCCCATGTTGCTGTTTCAAAGCGACGACTGGGGTCGCGTGGGGCTGCGCGATGCAGAAGGGCTCGAGCGGCTGCAAGCGACGGGACTGACGCTCGGCGAACATCCCTACGATTTTTACACGCTGGAGACGGCTGAAGATCTGGCCGGTTTGAGTGCTGTACTGCAACGTCATTGCGATTGCGCAGGTCGTCATCCCTGCATGGAAATGAATTTTATTGTGGCCAATCTGGATTTTGCGAAGATGGCAGCGGAGTCGTTTCGGCAGGTTCATCTGCTGCCGCTCGCCGATGGATTTCCTGCCGGATGGGCGCGCCCGGGTCTGGTAGAGGCTTATCGCGCGGGAATCGGCGAAGGGGTCTTCCAGCCTGCGCTGCATGGAACCACGCACTTCTGCCGGCCGGCCGTCGAGCGCATCGCCAATCGCAGCGGCGAACGCTCCGACCTTCTGCGCAGGTTGTGGCAGGCGGGGACGCCTTACATTCACTGGCGCATGCCCTGGATCGGCTACGAATATTGGGATCCAGACCAAGCGGAGGACGAACGATTCCTATCGGCGGAAGCGCAGAAAGAATTGATTGGGCAGGCGGTGGGAGCATTCGCCAAACTCTTCTCCCGGTTACCGCGTTCAGCCTGCGCTCCGGGTTACCGCTCCAATGACGATACGCACTGGGCATGGGCGCAGCATGGAATTCGCGTGGCGCAAAATGGCCCGGGAGCCTTCATGCCTCCGCACTTCGATCGTCATGCGGTTTTGCATCTTTCGCGTACGGTGGAATTCGAGCCTGCGGTGAATGCAGAGTTCTCCATCGATACTTGTCTTCAACAGGCGGAAAACTGTTTTGTCCGCGGGATTCCGGCGATTGTTTCCGTGCATTCGATCAATTTTCATTCGACGGTGCGGGATTTTCGCAGCCGCACGCTTCAGTGCATCGACGATTTTCTGACGGCGCTGGAATCAAAACACGCCGATTTGCTTTATGTTCACGACGAGGATGTGCACGAGTTGATCCTGAGCGGGTCCTACCCGGCAGAGCAGGGTAGAGTGCAAGTGAAGGTGATTCGTAAGAGATTTACCAAGGCCAGCATCGCTCGGGAGCAGGCATAGAGTGAGCAAGCATAGAATGCAGACATAGAAAGGAAGTACGAAAATAATACGAAAACATGGGAGCAAAGAAATCAATCGTTCTCGTGACCGTGGATTGCCTGCGTGCCGACCACGTCGGCTTCATGGGCTACGATCGCCCCACCACGCCTTTTCTGGATTCGCTGGCCAATGAGAGTTTCGTGTTACCTACGGCCATTGTCGCGGGCGCGCCCACTTACTATTCTTTGCCGGCTATCCTGGCTTCCCGCTACCCATTGGCGCTCGGTCGCGACGTACTAGGCTTGGCGCCGGACGAATCGACGCTGGCGTCCACTCTGAAGCAAGCCGGATACGCTACGGCCGCCTTTTCCGCCGCCAATCCCTATATCTCGTCGCGGTTCGGCTATGGGCGCGGATTCGATACGTTTCGCGATTTTCTGCAACCGGAAGACGAACTGAGCCCGCTCTCAGATGGTGGCAACGATGATCGTAACCACGATGGCAGCGCGAACGCGCCCGGCGGAGGCGGCTGGGCAGGCCGTCTCAACCGAAGATTACAGAAGGCCGGCGCGGCTCTGGGGCCATGGGGAGCCATCTACGGCGAGGTTTATTTCGAATACTGTCAGCGGGTAACGCCGCCGGCGGACTCGCTCGACCAGTTGCGCCGCTTTCCGGCGGCTGACTCAATTGTGGACGAGGCTTGCGCGTGGCTGTCCTCGGTTGGAAATTCGCCGTTCTTTCTGTGGCTGCATTTGATGGATCCACATGCGCCGTATTATCCAACCGAGGCTGCTCTGGCACTCATGGGGCACGCACCCGTTACGCCCTATCGCGCACGCTATTTGAATTCCTACTGGAACCGGTCGGATCTCGGAGCACGGCGGCTGGCGCGCCATCGCGATGAAATCGTCGCGCTCTATGATGCCGGAGTCCGTTGGGCGGATGCGCAAATGGGGCGGTTGGTGGAAACGCTGCGAAGACAGAATCTCTGGAGCGACACTGTCTTTGCGTTTACGGCGGATCATGGGGAGGAATTTCTGGAGCATGAGGGCCGTTTTCATCCGCCCTCGAAATTGATGGAAGAGTTGCTGCATGTACCGCTGTTGTTACGCGTGCCGGGAAGCGCCAAGCAGCCGGTGAAGAAGTCTCCGTTCAGCCTGGTACATCTTGCGCCTACGTTGCTGGATATTGCGGAACTGCCAGTCCCACCAGGCTTCCAAGGCCGCAGTTATTGGCCACAGTTGCGAAAAGAGGAAGATTTTGATGGCGTTGCAATTTCGGAATGCATCGCAGGTTGCACGAATCCCTTTCGTCGCGAGAATCGGAGCGGACCTCGCATGCTGTCGGTGCGGGAGTCACGCTTCAAACTGGTGCTTCGTTTTGACCGCGCGGCGGAGGATCTGTACGACCTCGAATCGGATCCTGACGAGCAAATGCCAGTAACGCCTGACGCGGAGAAGGCAATGCGGAGACGTTTGCTCGAAATCGCGCGCCGGCACCTGCAAAGATCAATCGAGCAAGGGGACTGGCGAGCGCGTCTACAAGCGCGTCTCCGCGAACTTCAATTAGAATGGAAGAAACCAGCAGGCACCTCGGCGAGTGTATCGGGAAGCAAGCCTTCTCCAGTGGCTTCCTGGCTGTGACTGGCCCTTCCGACCCGGAAATGACTACGATTTGTGAGCCATGCCTTGCCGAAGAAGCCGACATCGGCAAGCTTGAGGCAATTTCTGTGCGGAGCCCGGAGGCTCCGAGCCGGTGAGTGGGAACCCGGAATTGCCCCCGGTTCTCCGGGATGGGCCACTCCAGAGAACACAGCGGACCGGCACTCCCCTTCATGTTCTCACCTTAACTCCGTTCTATCCCAGCGCGCACGACGATGCCGGCGGATGCTTTGTGGCCGAGCCGCTCGACGCGCTCGCCAAGGTTGGTGTGGTGAACACCGTGTTCGCGGCGCAGCCCTTCTACCGGTCAAAACTCGAGAGCAGAGAGTCAGGCGTGCGTTCGCAATGGATTCGCTATTTCTCGCTGCCCGGTGGTTATGGACTTCCCACGTCAGGCGCATTCCTTTTCGCCAGCATGGTCGGGCGTGTACGCGATTTGCAGCGGTCGCATCCTATCGATCTGATCCATGCGCATGCGCCTTTGCCGTGCGGGCACGCGGCTATGCTGTTGAGCGCGGAGTTGGGCTTGCCTTATGTGGTCTCAGTGCACGGGCTCGATGCCTTCTCGACTAGTCAGGTCAGCGGGCGGGCTGGAGAATGGTGCCGCCGCATTTCCCGGCGAGTATACCGCTCATCGCGCCGCGTGATTTGCGTCAGCGAGCATGTCCGCGAGCAAGTCTTGGAGGGCACGGGGCCGAGTTGCCGGACTTCCGTCGTCTATAACGGCGTGGATCCTGAGTTGTTTTCCCCCGGCGCCGTTGCCGCGAGCGCGCCAATTGTGCTTAGCGTTGGCAACCTGATTCCAATCAAAGGCCATGCCGCATTGATTCGTGCGGTTGCCGCTCTCACTGCCGACTTTCCTGCTCTAACGCTTGAAATCATCGGTGCAGGTCCTGAACTTTCACGGCTGCAAGGACTGGTGCAACAACTTCAAGTCAGTCAACGCGTTCGCTTTCTTGGACGCCAGTATCGCACCCAGGTGGCAGAGGCCATGCGCCGCTGTACCGTGTTTGCACTGCCCAGTCGATACGAAGGTCTGGGTTGCGTTTATCTGGAAGCGATGGCCGTTGGTAAGCCAGTGATCGGTTGCCGCGGGCAGGGAATTGCGGAAATTGTCCGGCATGGTTCCAACGGTTTTCTGGTGGGGCCCGATAACGAGCGCGAATTGCAGCTGGCGCTGGCGATGCTGTTGCGCGACGAGCCCCGCCGCCGCAGCATTGGCGCCGCGGCGCGCGATACGATTCTGGAAAATCTAACCCTGGCGCAGCAAGCTGAGAGTCTGTCGCGAATCTATCGGGAGTCGGTCAGATGAAGCGCCGCCTTGTCATTCTGACGGAGATCATCTCTCCCTATCGCATTCCGTTGTTCAACGAACTGGCGCAGCAGGGCGAAGTGGATTTGCACGTTATTTTTCTGGCTGAGACCGACCCTGAGCTTCGGCAATGGCAGGTCTACAAGAACGAGATCCGCTTCTCCTGCCAGGTTCTGCCTTCGTGGCGAAGCCGCATTGGCAATTACAATGCCTTATTGAACCGTGGAGTGACGTTCGCACTCGGTGAAGCCCAGCCGGATTTCATTCTCTGCGGAGGCTACAATTACGTTGCCTCGTGGCAATCTCTGATCTGGGCGCGGTTTCATAAGACTCCCTTTTTTCTTTGGGCCGAAAGCACGCAGCAGGATCATCGTAGCCGCCGGACGGTGGTGGAATTGATGAAAATCGAGTTTCTCCGCTCCTGTAACGGATTCGTAGTGCCGGGGTCGTCGGCTCGGGAATATTTGCACTCCCTGAAGATCCGTGACAGCCGCATTTTTACCGCGCCGAATGCCGTCGACAACGACCTGTTTTCCGCGGCAGCGGAGGCCGCACGCCAGAATGCAACCGAGCATCGTTCCGAACTAGCTTTGCCCCGCCGCTATTTTCTCTTTGTAGGCCGGCTGGTGCGCGAGAAAGGTGTACTTGAGTTGCTATCGGCCTACGCCAGGCTCGATGATTCGCTGCGACAACAGGTCGGACTCGTTTTTGTGGGCGATGGCGCGTTTCGACCAGAGTTGGAACGGGCGGCTGCATCGATTTCGCCTGGGATGATAAAATTCGCTGGTTTTGCCCAACGGGATCAACTCGCAATCTACTATGCATTGGCGGAAATGTTGATTCTGCCAACCTATACCGATACCTGGGGGCTGGTAGTGAACGAAGCGATGGCGTGCTCCTTGCCGGTGATCCTGAGCCACGCCGCAGGGTGCGGCGCCGACCTGCTGAAAGAAAATTGGAACGGATTGCTGGTTCCGCCGAAAGAGGTTCCGTCGTTAACTGCGGCCATGCGAAGTCTTGCCCTTCAACCCGATCTTTGCGTAACCATGGGCGCCAACAGCGCGCGGCATATTGCTGGCTATTCACCTCGAGAATGGGCGAGAGGCGTCGCAGGAATGGTTGCAGGCAATGGAGCAATCCATGAATGAGCGTGTTCCCAAAATCGCGCTCATCGCGGCAGCAGTTGTATGCCCTTTGGTATTGCTCCTTCTGGCGTATTCCCAGCCTCGCTATTTCGCGAACGTTACGAACATGGGAGGCTTGATCCTCATCGAGGGTTTGGCGGTTGCGGTTTGGATGTACCGGCGGTTTTTCTTCGCGCTCGTTATAGTCGCTTTTCTGTTTGCCGGCGTGCGAGTAGCCGTAGGAGGGTATTGGACTACGGGGAGATGGGCCATTCTTGCCGTGGGGGCTGCGGTGGGCTCGCTGGTCATGCTGAAAGAGCGAAATCATCGCTTCGGCCTCTTTCATGTCACAGCGGTTTTCGCGGTCCTTACTTCGATCGTGTCGGCTTCGGTTTCGCAATTTCCAGGCGTAGCCATCTTGAAGGCTTCGAGCTTTGGGCTGTTGTTTCTTTATGCCGGCACGGGAGCCAGACTTGCGGTGACTGGGCGTGAGAGTCGTTTTTTTACGGGACTATTGGCAGCGTGCGAGGGGTTTGTTGCCGTGATGGCCGTGTACTACCTTATCTTCGGCATCGGATTCATGGGAAATCCCAACTCACTCGGCGCCGTAATGGGAGTCGCCGCAGCTCCGATGTTGTTTTGGGGAGCGCTGCTGCCAGAGCCCCTTGCCGTAAACCGCCGTCGGTTGATCCTTTACCTGCTGTCAATGTACCTGACTTTTCACAGTCACTCGCGAGCCGGCATGGCCGCGGCTTTAATCTCCTGTGGCTTACTGTGCGCCGCTTTGCGCAAATACACCATGATTGGCGCCGGCGTTGCCATCATCACTATTTGCATTGCGGCCGGGGCAATTTTTAACCCTGACGCCACAGAGCGAGCTTTCTCTTCGGTGACCAAGACCGTCCTCTATAAAGACAGCACGAATGGCAACGTATTTGCGTCGCGCGAGGATCCCTGGCAGAGGGCGCTGGACACCATCAGCAATCACTTCTGGTTTGGAACCGGGTTGGGAACGGCCGACGTCATAAACGACGGCCCCGTAGAAATGTTTGTTTCCACGGAGGATATTACATCGGAGAACGGCAGCAGTTATCTGGCTATTCTCGCCGGAGTTGGAATTCTCGGTGTATTACCGTTCTTCTTGCTGATGTTCCTGTTGCTGGGCAAGATTGCGCGCACGGTTTTGTGGATGCTCACGACAGGGAACGCGTGCCACCCGGCGGTCCCTATTGCGATGATCATGTTAGCGGGATTGATTCATGCCGCCTTTGAAGATTGGCTATTCGCCGCTGGCTATCATCTGTGCGTATTGTTTTGGTGTCTCGCTTTCGTTTTTATGGACGTGGCTCCCTCTGGGCATGCGATCGAGTGGCGCTTTGGCGCGATACTCCGACCGTTGGGTGTGGTCGCTCCCAACCGATGATGCATTTGTTTATCAACTCCCTCGCAGCCAGCGCGGGCGGAGGTCTGACCTATGTCCGCAACGTGCTTCCGCATTTGGCTGCGCAACCCGACCTCCAGGTCACTGTTGCTTTGCGCCCGACCCTACGGGAAGAGCTTGGCGACTTCCAAAATATTGCTCTAGTAGTGCCCGACATTGCGCACGTTGGCCGGTTCTGGTACGAACAGTCGGCGCTGCCTCGCCTCATTCGGAACTGTCGCGCCCAAGTCCTGCTTTCTACCGGAAACTTCGCGCTGCGGAAATCGCCGATACCGCAAATTCTGCTCTCCCGCAACTCGCTCTACACCTGCGGCGACTTTTACCGGGACCTGCTGTCGCGCCGCGAATACCGCACCTGGCTCGACACCCACATGAGGGCAGCGTTTGCCAAAAGGTCGATTCATTGGGCCGATGTTACGGTCGCGCCCAGCCACGCATTCGCGGACGAACTAATCCGATGGACCAGTGCTCCCATAGTGGCCATTCATCATGGGTTTGATCGTCAAACTTTTTTTCAAGATGACACTCCACTCGCACCGGCAGTGGAGGAGAAGCTGCGTCGCACCGAACAATCCCTGAAGCTGCTCTTTGTCAGCCACTACAACTACTACCGGAATTTCGAAACGCTTTTTCGAGCGCTGCCTCTGCTGCGCGATCGCATGGGGGATCGTCCGGTCAAACTGTTGCTGACTTGTCAACTCGCGGCCGGCAAAAACCCCGGGACGTATCGGCCCGAAGCCGCCGCCGCCTTGGTGAAAAAACTGGGAATCTCGGACATGGTGGTTGAACTAGGGGCGATTCCGTACCAGCAACTCCATCAGTTGTACCGCCGCACCGATCTATATGTGACTCCTGCCTATGCTGAAACCTTCGCTCACCCTTTGGTGGAAGCGATGGCTAGCGGAGTGCCCGTGATCGCTTCCGACCTTCCGGTGCATCGCGAAATCTGCCAGGATGCGGCCGCGTATTTCCCGCCACTCTCAGCGAAGGAGCTGGCGGAAACATTGGCTCGGTTGGCTGGGGCGTCAGGCACATCGAGACACATGGCGGACGTTGGATTCGAGCGGTCGCAGCAATTTTCCTGGAAAGCGCACGTGGAAGAAATCGTGAA contains the following coding sequences:
- a CDS encoding glycosyltransferase family 4 protein, which produces MKRRLVILTEIISPYRIPLFNELAQQGEVDLHVIFLAETDPELRQWQVYKNEIRFSCQVLPSWRSRIGNYNALLNRGVTFALGEAQPDFILCGGYNYVASWQSLIWARFHKTPFFLWAESTQQDHRSRRTVVELMKIEFLRSCNGFVVPGSSAREYLHSLKIRDSRIFTAPNAVDNDLFSAAAEAARQNATEHRSELALPRRYFLFVGRLVREKGVLELLSAYARLDDSLRQQVGLVFVGDGAFRPELERAAASISPGMIKFAGFAQRDQLAIYYALAEMLILPTYTDTWGLVVNEAMACSLPVILSHAAGCGADLLKENWNGLLVPPKEVPSLTAAMRSLALQPDLCVTMGANSARHIAGYSPREWARGVAGMVAGNGAIHE
- a CDS encoding O-antigen ligase family protein translates to MNERVPKIALIAAAVVCPLVLLLLAYSQPRYFANVTNMGGLILIEGLAVAVWMYRRFFFALVIVAFLFAGVRVAVGGYWTTGRWAILAVGAAVGSLVMLKERNHRFGLFHVTAVFAVLTSIVSASVSQFPGVAILKASSFGLLFLYAGTGARLAVTGRESRFFTGLLAACEGFVAVMAVYYLIFGIGFMGNPNSLGAVMGVAAAPMLFWGALLPEPLAVNRRRLILYLLSMYLTFHSHSRAGMAAALISCGLLCAALRKYTMIGAGVAIITICIAAGAIFNPDATERAFSSVTKTVLYKDSTNGNVFASREDPWQRALDTISNHFWFGTGLGTADVINDGPVEMFVSTEDITSENGSSYLAILAGVGILGVLPFFLLMFLLLGKIARTVLWMLTTGNACHPAVPIAMIMLAGLIHAAFEDWLFAAGYHLCVLFWCLAFVFMDVAPSGHAIEWRFGAILRPLGVVAPNR
- a CDS encoding glycosyltransferase family 1 protein, with the protein product MMHLFINSLAASAGGGLTYVRNVLPHLAAQPDLQVTVALRPTLREELGDFQNIALVVPDIAHVGRFWYEQSALPRLIRNCRAQVLLSTGNFALRKSPIPQILLSRNSLYTCGDFYRDLLSRREYRTWLDTHMRAAFAKRSIHWADVTVAPSHAFADELIRWTSAPIVAIHHGFDRQTFFQDDTPLAPAVEEKLRRTEQSLKLLFVSHYNYYRNFETLFRALPLLRDRMGDRPVKLLLTCQLAAGKNPGTYRPEAAAALVKKLGISDMVVELGAIPYQQLHQLYRRTDLYVTPAYAETFAHPLVEAMASGVPVIASDLPVHREICQDAAAYFPPLSAKELAETLARLAGASGTSRHMADVGFERSQQFSWKAHVEEIVKLCRSLVASKTSRPDTH
- a CDS encoding glycosyltransferase, with amino-acid sequence MPPVLRDGPLQRTQRTGTPLHVLTLTPFYPSAHDDAGGCFVAEPLDALAKVGVVNTVFAAQPFYRSKLESRESGVRSQWIRYFSLPGGYGLPTSGAFLFASMVGRVRDLQRSHPIDLIHAHAPLPCGHAAMLLSAELGLPYVVSVHGLDAFSTSQVSGRAGEWCRRISRRVYRSSRRVICVSEHVREQVLEGTGPSCRTSVVYNGVDPELFSPGAVAASAPIVLSVGNLIPIKGHAALIRAVAALTADFPALTLEIIGAGPELSRLQGLVQQLQVSQRVRFLGRQYRTQVAEAMRRCTVFALPSRYEGLGCVYLEAMAVGKPVIGCRGQGIAEIVRHGSNGFLVGPDNERELQLALAMLLRDEPRRRSIGAAARDTILENLTLAQQAESLSRIYRESVR